Proteins co-encoded in one Arthrobacter alpinus genomic window:
- a CDS encoding GntR family transcriptional regulator, protein MGAQEEVEPAGSKSERAYAAIKGRIIGGEYTPGYRLVLAKLADDLGFSVVPVREAIRRLEAESFVTFERNVGATVAGIDPTEYLYTMQTLSIVEGAATALSAPLITASDIARARDVNEQMRESLEHFDPVRFTALNLEFHSVLFENCPNPHILDLVHRGWNRLQALRSSTFSYVPGRARDSVAEHESILQLLESDAGAEAIERTARAHRAATLDAYLAASGSGQKPTSLPAHFY, encoded by the coding sequence ATGGGCGCACAAGAAGAAGTGGAGCCGGCCGGCAGCAAATCGGAACGCGCCTACGCGGCCATCAAGGGCAGAATCATCGGCGGTGAGTACACCCCCGGCTACCGGCTGGTGCTGGCCAAACTGGCCGATGATCTCGGTTTCAGTGTGGTGCCCGTACGGGAGGCCATTCGCAGACTGGAAGCCGAAAGCTTCGTCACCTTTGAGAGGAACGTCGGAGCGACGGTGGCCGGGATCGACCCCACCGAATACCTGTACACCATGCAGACCCTGAGCATCGTGGAAGGTGCAGCCACCGCACTGTCGGCCCCGTTGATCACTGCGTCCGACATTGCCCGGGCCCGCGACGTCAACGAGCAGATGCGTGAAAGCCTGGAACATTTTGACCCCGTCCGCTTCACTGCGTTGAACCTGGAATTCCACAGTGTCCTGTTTGAAAACTGTCCTAATCCCCACATCTTGGATCTGGTCCACCGGGGCTGGAATCGGCTGCAGGCCCTGCGCTCCTCCACCTTCAGCTACGTCCCCGGCCGGGCCCGGGACTCCGTTGCCGAACATGAGTCGATCCTGCAACTGCTGGAAAGCGATGCGGGGGCCGAGGCCATCGAACGCACGGCCCGCGCCCATCGCGCCGCCACGCTGGACGCCTACCTGGCCGCCAGCGGATCCGGGCAAAAGCCCACCTCTCTGCCGGCCCATTTTTACTAG
- a CDS encoding phosphotransferase family protein — translation MGASQDIVRTTEEAARQDSPPLLILERVEEFLDARGIGSGPVHARRIGEGASNVTFQIKRKGSDVVLRRGPRPPLPPSTHDMVREAHIQSLLAPLGIPVPKILAVCADEHVLGVPFYVMNHVDGDVITNSIPAHLNTPAQRRATSEVAVDMLVRLHAVDIGSGDIAGIGRPEGYLKRQVARFAALWDMGATRDLPQVAELATWLESNRPDTQRNALIHGDYRLGNLMFARQGPAHVKSVLDWEMATLGDPLADLGYLSATYAQNGTPATLLELTPVTGQPGYLDRDELAQRYNAHLGLDLSALPWYQALALWKAAVFSEAIYTRWKNGERADGGDFGAALKSGVPRLLETAAAHAARLP, via the coding sequence ATGGGCGCCAGCCAGGACATTGTGCGGACCACCGAAGAAGCCGCCCGGCAGGACTCGCCGCCACTGCTGATTCTGGAACGCGTGGAGGAATTCCTTGATGCCCGCGGCATCGGCTCCGGCCCGGTGCACGCCCGCCGCATTGGCGAGGGAGCGTCCAACGTGACGTTCCAGATCAAACGGAAGGGGTCCGACGTCGTGCTTCGCAGGGGGCCGCGGCCACCACTGCCGCCGTCCACGCACGACATGGTCCGGGAGGCGCACATCCAGTCGCTGCTGGCGCCGCTGGGCATCCCGGTGCCGAAGATCCTGGCCGTCTGCGCGGATGAGCACGTGCTCGGCGTGCCTTTTTACGTGATGAACCATGTGGACGGCGACGTCATCACCAACTCAATTCCGGCGCACCTGAACACGCCCGCCCAGCGCCGCGCCACGAGCGAGGTGGCCGTGGACATGTTGGTGCGGCTGCACGCTGTGGACATTGGCAGCGGCGACATCGCCGGAATCGGACGCCCCGAGGGGTACTTGAAACGGCAAGTCGCACGATTTGCGGCGCTGTGGGACATGGGCGCCACACGGGATCTGCCGCAAGTGGCGGAGCTGGCGACGTGGCTGGAATCGAACCGGCCGGACACGCAGCGCAACGCTTTGATCCACGGTGACTACCGGCTCGGGAACCTGATGTTCGCCCGGCAGGGTCCCGCGCACGTGAAGAGCGTGCTGGATTGGGAGATGGCAACGCTGGGCGACCCGCTGGCCGATCTTGGCTACTTGAGCGCCACGTATGCGCAGAACGGAACGCCCGCCACGCTGCTGGAACTCACGCCCGTGACGGGGCAGCCCGGATACTTGGACCGCGACGAGTTGGCGCAACGGTACAACGCGCACCTTGGCCTGGACCTGTCAGCGCTGCCCTGGTACCAGGCGCTCGCGCTGTGGAAGGCCGCCGTTTTCAGCGAGGCCATTTACACGCGCTGGAAGAACGGTGAGCGCGCCGATGGCGGGGATTTTGGGGCAGCGCTGAAGTCCGGCGTGCCGCGGCTGCTGGAAACCGCCGCCGCACATGCCGCCCGGCTGCCTTAG
- the hpaD gene encoding 3,4-dihydroxyphenylacetate 2,3-dioxygenase, whose amino-acid sequence MTDFIPTPTIPAPDIVRCAYMEMVVTDLAKSREFYVGVLGLHVTCEDENTIYLRSLEEFIHHNLVLRQGPVAAIAVAAFRVKSPAEVDAAEAYYKELGCRTERRKDGFVTGIGDAVRVEDPLGFPYEFFYETTHVERLTQRYDLYTAGELVRLDHFNQVTPDVPKGRKYLEDLGFRVSEDIKDSDGVTYAAWMHRKQTVHDTALTGGDGPRMHHIAFATHEKHNIIQICDKMGALRISDRIERGPGRHGVSNAFYLYILDPDDHRIEIYTQDYYTGDPDNPTITWDVHDNQRRDWWGNPVVPSWYTEASLVLDLDGNPQPVIERTHASEMAVTVGADGFSYTRAPGDAINGEPAEEIGFKMGNQL is encoded by the coding sequence ATGACTGACTTCATCCCCACCCCCACCATCCCGGCTCCGGACATTGTTCGCTGCGCTTACATGGAAATGGTTGTCACCGACCTGGCCAAGTCCCGCGAATTCTACGTAGGCGTGTTGGGCCTGCACGTCACCTGCGAGGACGAGAACACCATCTACTTGCGCTCCCTCGAGGAGTTCATCCACCACAACCTGGTCCTGCGCCAGGGCCCCGTGGCCGCCATTGCTGTGGCAGCTTTCCGCGTCAAGTCCCCGGCCGAGGTGGACGCCGCCGAGGCCTACTACAAGGAGCTGGGCTGCCGCACCGAGCGCCGCAAGGATGGCTTCGTCACGGGCATCGGCGACGCCGTCCGCGTGGAGGACCCGCTGGGCTTCCCCTACGAATTCTTCTACGAGACCACCCACGTTGAACGCCTCACCCAGCGCTATGACCTCTACACCGCCGGTGAGTTGGTCCGTCTGGACCACTTCAACCAGGTCACCCCTGACGTTCCCAAGGGCCGTAAATACCTCGAAGATCTGGGCTTCCGCGTCTCCGAAGACATCAAGGACTCCGACGGCGTGACCTATGCCGCGTGGATGCACCGCAAGCAGACCGTGCATGACACCGCCCTGACCGGCGGCGATGGCCCCCGCATGCACCACATTGCCTTCGCCACGCACGAGAAGCACAACATCATCCAGATCTGCGACAAGATGGGCGCCCTGCGCATCTCCGACCGGATCGAGCGCGGCCCCGGCCGCCATGGTGTTTCCAACGCGTTCTACCTGTACATTCTGGATCCGGACGATCACCGCATCGAGATCTACACGCAGGACTACTACACTGGCGATCCTGACAACCCCACCATTACCTGGGACGTTCACGACAACCAGCGCCGTGACTGGTGGGGCAACCCCGTGGTCCCGTCCTGGTACACCGAGGCCTCCTTGGTCCTTGACCTAGACGGCAACCCCCAGCCTGTCATCGAGCGCACCCACGCCTCAGAAATGGCCGTCACCGTCGGCGCCGACGGTTTCTCCTACACCCGCGCCCCGGGCGATGCAATCAACGGCGAACCGGCCGAGGAGATTGGCTTCAAGATGGGCAACCAGCTCTAG
- a CDS encoding FAD-binding monooxygenase codes for MQFHHHGYVSGDPRVKAAAGTGIDRPEELPDEVDVLIVGSGPAGMLTAAQLAQFPGITTRIVERREGRLAIGQADGIQARSVETFQAFGFAERIVAEAYTISEMAFWRPDTEDPTRIVRGGRAVDDTTGISEFPHLIVNQARVLDYFAEVAVNSPTRLTPDYGWDFKTLEVADDGEYPVKVTLVRTAGPDEGAERIVHAKYVVGCDGARSKVRAAIGCTMAGDQASHAWGVMDVLASTDFPDIRLKCAIQSHDGGSILHIPREGGYLFRMYVDLGVVPEGDNGAVRKTSMEDIIARANAILHPYTLDVRNVAWNSVYEVGHRLTDRFDDVLPEQLGTRTPHVFITGDACHTHSAKAGQGMNVSMQDGFNIGWKLAHVLEGRSPESLLSTYSAERQVVAKNLIDFDKEWSSMMAKKPEEFDSPSALEDFYVRTAEFPAGFMTEYAPSMLTGAATHQELAKGFPVGKRFKSARASRVCDTNPMHLGHHATADGRWRIYVFADQSPAGAASPVADFAQWLSAAPESPLAATPQGLDADAWFDVKVIYQQKHEDIDINAVPAVFKPLVGPFALTDYELIYGTVPGDDIFDVRGLSRDGVVVVVRPDQYVANVLPLTATAELGEFFGQILKGK; via the coding sequence GTGCAGTTCCACCACCACGGATATGTTTCCGGTGACCCGCGCGTCAAAGCAGCGGCAGGGACCGGCATTGACCGTCCCGAGGAGCTTCCTGACGAGGTGGATGTGCTCATTGTTGGCTCCGGCCCGGCCGGCATGCTGACGGCCGCCCAGCTCGCCCAATTCCCGGGCATCACCACACGGATCGTGGAGCGACGGGAAGGCCGTCTCGCCATCGGCCAGGCCGACGGTATTCAGGCCCGCAGTGTTGAAACCTTCCAGGCATTCGGCTTTGCCGAGCGAATTGTTGCTGAGGCTTACACCATTAGCGAGATGGCGTTCTGGCGTCCGGACACCGAAGATCCCACGCGCATCGTGCGCGGCGGCCGCGCCGTCGACGACACCACCGGCATCAGCGAATTCCCGCACCTCATCGTCAACCAGGCCCGCGTGCTTGACTACTTTGCCGAGGTCGCAGTTAACTCTCCCACGCGCTTGACTCCCGACTACGGCTGGGACTTTAAAACGCTGGAGGTTGCCGATGACGGCGAATACCCAGTCAAGGTCACGCTCGTGCGCACCGCAGGCCCGGACGAGGGCGCCGAGCGCATCGTCCACGCAAAGTATGTTGTGGGCTGCGATGGGGCACGCAGCAAGGTCCGCGCGGCGATCGGCTGCACCATGGCCGGGGACCAGGCCAGTCACGCGTGGGGTGTCATGGATGTGTTGGCCTCCACCGACTTCCCCGACATCCGGCTCAAGTGCGCCATCCAGTCCCACGACGGCGGATCCATTCTGCACATCCCCCGTGAAGGAGGGTACCTCTTCCGCATGTACGTCGACCTTGGCGTGGTGCCTGAGGGCGACAACGGTGCCGTACGCAAGACCAGCATGGAGGACATTATTGCCAGAGCCAATGCGATCCTGCACCCCTACACGCTCGATGTTCGCAACGTCGCGTGGAACAGTGTGTACGAGGTGGGCCACCGCCTCACGGACCGGTTCGACGACGTCCTGCCGGAGCAGCTCGGCACCCGGACCCCGCACGTCTTCATCACCGGGGATGCCTGCCACACACACAGTGCCAAGGCCGGCCAGGGCATGAACGTTTCCATGCAGGACGGTTTCAACATCGGCTGGAAGCTGGCCCATGTACTCGAAGGCCGCAGCCCGGAAAGCCTGTTGTCCACCTACTCGGCAGAGCGACAAGTGGTGGCGAAAAACCTCATCGACTTCGACAAGGAATGGTCTTCGATGATGGCCAAGAAGCCGGAGGAGTTTGACAGCCCCTCGGCCCTCGAGGACTTCTACGTGCGTACCGCAGAGTTCCCTGCCGGCTTCATGACCGAATACGCTCCCTCCATGCTCACGGGAGCTGCCACACACCAGGAACTGGCCAAGGGATTCCCGGTTGGCAAGCGCTTTAAGTCAGCACGCGCTTCCCGCGTCTGCGACACCAATCCGATGCATCTGGGCCACCACGCCACTGCTGATGGTCGCTGGCGCATCTACGTCTTCGCCGACCAGTCCCCCGCTGGTGCCGCATCGCCCGTCGCGGATTTTGCGCAGTGGCTTTCCGCCGCGCCGGAATCGCCTCTCGCAGCAACCCCGCAGGGGCTCGACGCTGATGCCTGGTTCGATGTGAAGGTCATCTACCAGCAGAAGCACGAGGACATCGATATCAATGCTGTGCCAGCGGTCTTCAAGCCGCTGGTTGGACCGTTTGCGCTCACCGACTATGAGTTGATCTACGGGACCGTTCCCGGCGATGACATCTTCGACGTGCGCGGACTCAGCCGTGACGGCGTGGTCGTGGTGGTCCGCCCGGACCAGTACGTGGCGAATGTTCTGCCGCTGACGGCAACCGCGGAGCTAGGGGAATTCTTCGGGCAGATCCTAAAGGGCAAGTAG
- a CDS encoding HpcH/HpaI aldolase family protein: MPLRLTPEPSFKDTLAEARRPLSGMWVCSGSPLVAEICAGAGLDWLLIDAEHSPNGLEGILAQLQAVNGYPVTAVVRPPANDTVLIKQYLDLGVQSLLIPMVNTADDAAAAVSAAHYPPLGVRGVGSALARSARWNRIPDYLARASETITVIVQIESAQAVDNVEEILAVDGIDAIFIGPSDLAASMGVLGQQDHPDVVAAVEHCIKVAKAAGKPVGVNAFAEATARRYLDAGVDFILVGADVALLARGSEALAATYIPATDVPSTDAAAGAPTSSY; the protein is encoded by the coding sequence ATGCCACTTCGCCTAACACCGGAACCTTCGTTCAAGGACACCCTCGCCGAGGCCCGACGGCCGCTGTCCGGCATGTGGGTGTGTTCCGGAAGTCCTCTTGTGGCGGAGATTTGCGCGGGGGCTGGCCTGGACTGGCTACTGATCGACGCCGAACACAGCCCCAATGGCCTCGAAGGAATCCTCGCGCAACTCCAAGCCGTCAACGGATACCCCGTCACGGCTGTGGTGCGCCCGCCGGCCAATGACACCGTGCTCATCAAGCAGTATCTGGACCTTGGCGTGCAGTCTCTGCTGATCCCCATGGTCAACACGGCCGACGACGCTGCTGCCGCTGTGTCCGCCGCCCACTACCCGCCGCTTGGCGTCCGTGGCGTGGGCTCGGCCCTGGCCCGCTCTGCACGCTGGAACCGCATCCCGGACTATCTGGCGCGCGCAAGCGAAACCATCACCGTGATTGTCCAGATTGAATCAGCCCAAGCCGTGGACAACGTAGAAGAAATCCTGGCGGTGGACGGGATCGACGCCATCTTTATCGGACCTTCGGACCTCGCCGCCTCCATGGGCGTGCTGGGACAGCAGGACCATCCGGACGTGGTGGCCGCCGTCGAGCATTGCATCAAGGTCGCCAAGGCGGCTGGCAAGCCCGTAGGCGTCAATGCCTTTGCTGAGGCCACCGCGCGCCGCTACCTAGACGCAGGCGTGGATTTCATCTTGGTCGGCGCGGACGTCGCCCTGCTGGCTCGGGGCAGCGAAGCCCTCGCCGCCACATACATCCCCGCCACAGACGTCCCCTCCACAGACGCCGCCGCCGGCGCCCCCACTTCAAGCTATTAG
- the hpaH gene encoding 2-oxo-hept-4-ene-1,7-dioate hydratase, whose amino-acid sequence MLDDATIARIADELVEAGRTRVPMPRLTARYPEMTVEDSYRVQSLWRQRCEASGRVLGGHKIGLTSKAMQYATGITEPDFGIIFKDMILENGSTVQWKQYSHPRIEVELAFLLKEDISGPDATIFDVLRATEYVVPALEILDSRIEMEGRTIVDTISDNAAMGAMVVGGTPVKPDALDLRWVSALLYKNQTIEETGVAAGVLNHPAQGVSWLANKIAPHGDTLKAGELILAGSFTRPMWVNEGDTVFADYGKLGTITCHFA is encoded by the coding sequence ATGCTTGATGACGCAACGATTGCCCGCATCGCCGATGAACTAGTTGAGGCTGGACGCACCCGGGTGCCGATGCCGCGGCTTACTGCCCGCTATCCGGAGATGACGGTTGAGGACTCATACCGGGTCCAGAGTTTGTGGCGACAGCGCTGTGAAGCATCCGGCCGCGTACTGGGTGGGCACAAAATTGGGCTGACGTCCAAGGCCATGCAGTACGCCACGGGCATCACGGAACCAGACTTCGGCATCATCTTCAAGGACATGATCCTGGAAAACGGCTCAACGGTTCAGTGGAAGCAATACTCGCATCCGCGCATCGAGGTGGAGCTGGCGTTCCTGCTCAAGGAGGACATCAGCGGCCCGGACGCCACCATCTTCGACGTTCTCCGCGCTACCGAGTACGTGGTTCCGGCACTGGAGATCCTCGATTCAAGGATCGAGATGGAGGGCCGGACCATCGTGGACACCATCAGCGACAACGCCGCCATGGGCGCCATGGTGGTGGGTGGAACCCCCGTGAAGCCGGACGCGCTGGACCTGCGCTGGGTCTCGGCACTGCTGTACAAGAACCAAACGATCGAGGAAACCGGCGTCGCCGCAGGTGTGTTGAACCATCCGGCCCAAGGCGTGTCCTGGTTGGCCAACAAGATCGCTCCGCACGGGGATACGCTCAAGGCCGGGGAGCTCATCCTCGCCGGCTCCTTCACCCGCCCCATGTGGGTCAATGAAGGGGACACGGTTTTTGCCGACTACGGAAAGCTGGGCACCATCACATGCCACTTCGCCTAA
- a CDS encoding NAD-dependent succinate-semialdehyde dehydrogenase, which translates to MTITVDREAELLASVPTGLLINGQWRDAASGRTLDVHDPATGKVLASIADGGSEDALAALDAASAAQSSWARTAPRVRGEILRKAFELITERAEDFALLMTLEMGKPLAEARGEVAYGAEFLRWYSEEAVRDYGRYLTSPEGKNKILVQHKPVGPCLLITPWNFPLAMATRKVGPAVAAGCTMVLKPAKLTPLTAQLFAQVMQEAGLPDGVLNVVSGSSAAAISGPLLKDSRLRKISFTGSTAVGKSLMADATENVLRTSMELGGNAPFIVFEDADLDKAVEGAMAAKMRNMGEACTAANRFLVHTSVAAEFTARLAARIGALSVGRGTEAGTDVGPMIEEKARAGIHALVTAAVAEGATVLAGGNVVEGEGYFYQPTVLGNVPNHAAILQQEIFGPVAPVTTFTDEDHAIKIANSTEYGLAAYLYTRDFSRLLRVSEQLEFGMVGFNAGVISNAAAPFGGVKHSGLGREGGSEGIAEYTTTQYIGIADPYQD; encoded by the coding sequence ATGACCATCACAGTTGACCGCGAAGCAGAACTACTGGCATCCGTCCCCACCGGGCTGCTCATCAACGGCCAGTGGCGCGACGCCGCCAGCGGCCGAACACTGGATGTCCACGATCCCGCCACTGGGAAGGTGCTGGCCTCCATCGCCGACGGCGGCAGCGAGGACGCCCTCGCGGCCCTCGATGCCGCGTCCGCAGCGCAGTCCAGCTGGGCACGGACTGCCCCGCGGGTGCGCGGGGAGATCCTGCGCAAGGCGTTTGAGCTCATCACCGAGCGCGCCGAGGATTTTGCCTTGCTCATGACGCTGGAAATGGGCAAGCCGCTGGCCGAGGCACGCGGCGAGGTGGCCTATGGCGCCGAGTTCCTGCGCTGGTATTCGGAAGAAGCCGTACGTGATTACGGCCGCTATCTCACCAGTCCGGAGGGCAAAAACAAGATCCTGGTCCAGCACAAACCCGTGGGACCCTGCTTGTTGATCACGCCGTGGAACTTCCCATTGGCCATGGCCACGCGCAAGGTGGGACCGGCCGTCGCTGCAGGCTGCACCATGGTGCTCAAGCCCGCGAAACTGACTCCGCTGACGGCCCAGCTGTTTGCTCAGGTCATGCAGGAGGCGGGCCTGCCCGACGGCGTGCTGAACGTGGTCTCCGGCTCCAGCGCCGCAGCCATCTCAGGGCCGTTGTTGAAGGATTCGCGCCTGCGCAAGATTTCCTTCACCGGTTCCACGGCCGTGGGCAAGTCCCTCATGGCCGACGCGACCGAAAACGTGCTGCGTACCTCCATGGAACTGGGCGGCAACGCTCCGTTCATCGTGTTCGAGGACGCGGACCTGGACAAGGCCGTCGAGGGTGCCATGGCCGCCAAAATGCGGAACATGGGCGAGGCCTGCACGGCCGCGAACCGCTTCTTGGTCCACACCTCCGTGGCTGCGGAATTCACGGCAAGGCTCGCCGCCCGCATTGGCGCGCTCTCGGTGGGCCGCGGCACAGAGGCAGGAACCGACGTCGGACCCATGATCGAGGAAAAGGCGCGTGCAGGCATCCACGCACTGGTCACTGCAGCGGTTGCCGAGGGTGCCACGGTCTTGGCCGGCGGCAACGTCGTCGAGGGTGAGGGGTACTTCTACCAGCCCACGGTTCTGGGCAATGTGCCCAACCACGCCGCGATCCTGCAGCAGGAAATCTTCGGTCCCGTGGCCCCCGTGACCACCTTCACCGATGAAGACCACGCCATCAAGATCGCCAACTCCACCGAATACGGTCTGGCAGCCTACCTGTACACCCGCGATTTTTCGCGGCTCCTGCGGGTGAGCGAGCAGCTGGAATTCGGCATGGTGGGCTTCAACGCCGGCGTCATCTCCAACGCCGCGGCACCATTCGGCGGCGTCAAGCACTCGGGGTTGGGCCGTGAAGGCGGCTCCGAGGGCATCGCCGAATACACCACCACCCAGTACATCGGCATCGCCGACCCGTACCAGGACTAA
- the hpaE gene encoding 5-carboxymethyl-2-hydroxymuconate semialdehyde dehydrogenase: MTEHYLPENLPTHIQHYIDGKFVDSVGGETFDVLDPVSNNNYATAAAGQKADVDLAVAAATEAFTNGPWPRMKPRERARILNKIADAVESQEARLAELETFDSGLPITQARGQALRAAENFRFFADLIVAQFDDAMKVPGAQINYVNRKPIGVAGLITPWNTPFMLESWKLAPALASGCTVVLKPAEFTPLSASLWATIFEEAGLPHGVFNLVNGLGEAAGDALVKHPGVPLISFTGETTTGQTIFRNAATSLKGLSMELGGKSPCVVFADADLDAAIDSALFGVFSLNGERCTAGSRILVERSIYDEFCEKFAARAKNIVVGDPHDPQTEVGALVHPEHYNKVMSYVEIGKTEGRLLAGGGRPEGLETGNYVSPTVFADVLPSARIFQEEIFGPVVAITPFENDDEALALANGVKYGLAAYIWTQNLTRAHNFSQSVEAGMVWLNSHNVRDLRTPFGGVKSSGLGHEGGFRSIDFYTDQQAVHITLGTVHTPKFGASATN; this comes from the coding sequence ATGACTGAGCACTACCTTCCGGAGAACCTGCCCACCCACATCCAGCACTACATCGACGGCAAATTTGTTGATTCCGTAGGCGGCGAAACGTTCGACGTGCTGGACCCGGTGTCCAACAATAACTACGCCACAGCCGCCGCCGGGCAAAAGGCTGACGTCGATCTGGCCGTGGCCGCCGCCACCGAGGCCTTCACCAACGGCCCGTGGCCGCGCATGAAGCCGCGTGAGCGTGCCCGGATCCTGAACAAGATTGCCGACGCCGTCGAGTCCCAAGAAGCCCGGCTCGCCGAACTGGAAACGTTCGATTCCGGCCTGCCCATCACCCAGGCCCGCGGCCAAGCCCTGCGTGCGGCGGAAAACTTCCGCTTCTTCGCGGACTTGATCGTGGCCCAGTTCGACGACGCCATGAAGGTCCCCGGCGCCCAGATCAACTACGTCAACCGCAAGCCGATCGGCGTCGCAGGGCTCATCACCCCCTGGAACACGCCGTTCATGCTGGAATCCTGGAAGCTTGCCCCCGCGCTGGCCTCCGGCTGCACAGTGGTCCTGAAGCCGGCCGAGTTCACCCCGCTCTCCGCTTCCCTCTGGGCCACGATCTTTGAAGAGGCCGGCCTCCCCCACGGCGTTTTCAACCTCGTCAACGGCCTCGGCGAAGCCGCCGGCGACGCCCTGGTCAAGCACCCCGGCGTCCCGCTGATCTCCTTCACGGGCGAAACCACCACGGGACAGACCATCTTCCGCAACGCCGCCACAAGCCTCAAGGGCCTGTCCATGGAGCTCGGTGGCAAGAGCCCCTGTGTGGTCTTCGCCGACGCCGACCTCGACGCCGCGATCGACTCCGCCCTGTTCGGCGTCTTCTCCCTCAACGGCGAGCGTTGCACGGCCGGCTCCCGCATCCTGGTGGAGCGGAGCATCTACGACGAGTTCTGTGAAAAGTTCGCCGCGCGGGCCAAGAACATTGTGGTGGGCGATCCCCACGATCCCCAGACCGAGGTGGGTGCGCTGGTTCACCCGGAACACTACAACAAGGTCATGTCCTATGTGGAGATTGGCAAGACCGAGGGCCGTCTGCTCGCCGGCGGCGGCCGCCCCGAAGGCCTGGAGACCGGCAACTACGTCTCCCCCACCGTCTTCGCGGACGTCCTGCCCTCGGCCCGGATCTTCCAGGAGGAAATCTTCGGCCCCGTAGTTGCCATCACCCCCTTCGAGAACGACGACGAGGCGCTGGCCCTTGCGAACGGCGTCAAGTACGGTCTGGCTGCCTACATATGGACGCAAAATCTCACCCGCGCCCACAACTTCTCCCAGAGCGTCGAGGCCGGCATGGTGTGGCTCAATAGCCACAACGTGCGCGATCTGCGTACCCCGTTCGGCGGCGTGAAGTCGTCAGGTCTGGGCCATGAGGGCGGCTTCCGCTCGATCGATTTCTACACGGACCAGCAGGCAGTGCACATCACGCTCGGCACCGTCCACACCCCCAAATTCGGCGCCTCCGCCACCAACTGA
- a CDS encoding acyl-CoA dehydrogenase family protein, with product MNGTPPAGLYPGAVEDLRQRTRTFIRSTVIPAEPRPGQALNMAVRRELQGAAREAGVFAPHVPVEFGGQGLAVEHWSPVFQEAGYSPIGPAVLNAMAPDEGNMHMLNLIGSAAQKRQFLAPLAAGEISSCFAMTEPHPGAGSDPDALTTTAVRDGSGWLITGHKRFTSGATFASFAIVMARTVVDAAGGQGAEHGEGGPGPGAAGAPASTAASAGAVSVGAVWAGATMFLVPMDTPGVRIGTPIHTVDRYLPGGHPNVHFDGVHVPRSAVLGEAGLGFKYAQVRLGPARLTHCMRWLGLARRAMDIMLDRANTREIFGAHLSQLGIAQELIAQSVIDIETSDAIIAKCAALLAVDAKAGSALSSVAKVHVSEAVYRVIDRAVQLCGGDGVSDGLPLAQYLNEVRPFRIYDGSTETHKWAIARRAASDRRRAVHGGESFQGAAKIYEGER from the coding sequence ATGAACGGCACACCCCCGGCCGGCCTTTACCCGGGCGCCGTTGAAGATCTTCGCCAGCGCACACGCACCTTCATCCGCAGCACGGTGATCCCGGCCGAGCCCCGGCCCGGGCAGGCATTGAACATGGCCGTCCGGAGAGAACTACAGGGGGCTGCGAGGGAAGCGGGAGTTTTTGCCCCGCACGTGCCCGTGGAATTTGGTGGGCAGGGGCTGGCCGTGGAGCACTGGTCGCCTGTGTTCCAAGAGGCGGGCTATTCGCCGATCGGCCCGGCTGTGTTGAATGCCATGGCGCCGGACGAGGGCAACATGCACATGCTGAACCTGATCGGCAGCGCTGCGCAAAAGCGGCAGTTTCTGGCGCCGCTGGCGGCAGGGGAGATCAGTTCGTGCTTTGCCATGACGGAGCCGCACCCGGGTGCCGGATCCGATCCCGACGCGCTGACCACCACCGCCGTCCGGGACGGCAGCGGCTGGCTGATCACCGGGCACAAGCGGTTCACGAGCGGTGCCACTTTCGCCTCCTTTGCCATCGTCATGGCGCGCACCGTGGTGGACGCGGCAGGCGGGCAGGGTGCGGAGCACGGTGAGGGTGGGCCGGGTCCAGGTGCGGCAGGCGCGCCAGCCTCGACTGCCGCCTCGGCCGGCGCAGTCTCGGTTGGCGCGGTCTGGGCGGGCGCCACGATGTTCCTGGTGCCCATGGACACTCCGGGGGTGCGGATCGGCACCCCCATCCACACCGTAGACAGGTACCTGCCCGGCGGTCACCCCAATGTCCATTTCGACGGCGTCCACGTTCCCAGATCGGCAGTCCTCGGCGAGGCGGGGCTGGGTTTCAAATACGCCCAGGTGCGGCTGGGCCCGGCACGGCTGACCCACTGCATGCGCTGGCTGGGGCTGGCCCGCCGCGCCATGGACATCATGCTGGACCGCGCCAACACCCGGGAAATCTTTGGGGCGCACCTCTCGCAGCTGGGCATCGCACAGGAGCTGATCGCCCAGTCGGTGATTGACATTGAAACCTCCGACGCCATCATCGCCAAGTGCGCGGCGCTGCTGGCCGTGGATGCGAAGGCAGGGTCGGCGCTGTCATCGGTGGCGAAGGTGCATGTTTCCGAGGCCGTGTACCGCGTGATCGACAGGGCCGTGCAGCTGTGCGGCGGCGACGGCGTCTCCGACGGGCTGCCGCTGGCCCAATACCTGAACGAGGTCCGCCCGTTCCGCATCTACGACGGCTCCACCGAAACCCACAAGTGGGCCATCGCCCGCCGCGCGGCGTCTGACCGCCGCCGCGCCGTCCACGGCGGGGAATCATTCCAGGGCGCTGCGAAAATCTATGAAGGGGAACGCTGA